The genomic window AATGGTGATATCGCCAATAGAAAGAGGTAGGGAATGAGGCTGGGGAGCTTACTTCTTCAGAGGGAGTTCATATTCAGTTAATTTTTGAGGTCCCCATAGAATATCCAGGTAGATGTGTCCAGCTTGTAGCTAGCAATCAAGACAGGTCAAGACTACAAAGTGAGAAAAAAGCCATTCAGACACTTAAAGTCCTGATAAGTGAAGTCATAAGGTGAAATCACAAAACATCTTTCTCCTGTCACTGAGGTTCTAGTTGGTTTGAACTTATTCATACATCACCTTTGTTCTTGTTTCAAATGAGGTATCTTTGTTTAAGGTCACTGTGAATTCCATTTTGTATAGGAATTTTAGTTGGCTTGGTCAGGGAGGCAGCTCTTCAGTATACTCCATCCCCGGCCACGGATCTGCTTTGTCCTTAAGCCATAGATGAGAGGGTTCAGAGTGGGTGGAATAACCAGATAGAAGTCAGCCAGTAGGACCTGTGCAGGAAGGGGGACCAGGTCCTGTCCAAACCAGGCTACATAGATTGAAACCATCCCTGGTAGGTAGTAGAGGGCCATAACTCCAACATGGGAGCCACATGTACTTAATGCCTTGAGCTGGGCATCCCTGCAGGAGAGACGGAATACAGCCTGAAGGATCCGGCTATAGGAGGTAGCAATGAAGATCACATCAATGCCAACAATGATTGAGGAGCCAATTAGGCTATAGAGGTCGCTTGGCATATGGTCAGCACATCCCAGCTTGGCCACAGCCATGTGTTCACAGTATGAATGAGGAACCATCAGAGAGCCACAAAAGGGCAAGTGACTCACCATCCAGCTCAAAGGTGTCATGAATGTGGTAGCCCTAAGGATAATTGCCACGCTTATCCCTAGCATTGTTTGTTGTGTAAGGGTGGTCTGATAGTGCAGGGGTTTGCAGATGGCCACATACCAGTCAAAGGCCATAGCCAGTAAAAGCCCCGTCTCCACAGCTGTGGCTGCATGGACCACATACATCTGAGTGAAGCAAGCAGCAAAGCCAATAATGCCATCACCTGACCAGAAGATATTCAGCATCTTGGGGACCACAGAAGTTGCCATAACAATGTCCACTAGAGCCAGGATACACAGGAAGTAATACATGGGTTCATGTAAGGCAGAGTCAACCCAGATCACTGTTAGAATGAGGCTGTTCCCCACCAATGCCACAATGTACATCGTGCTTAGTGGAACCAACAACCAGAGGTGAGTCACTTCTAGACCTGGGATGCCCATGAGGAAAAATGTAATGGAAGGTGATGTATAATTGGATGTCAATTCTAACATCTCTTGAGAACCTTTCCTgtgaaaacagcaaaaaaaaatcacaaagaaagTCTTCCTGGTTCTTCTGGCCCCCCAAGTTGGctgggctatatatatatattttaaacccttaccttccgtcttggagccaatattggctccaaggcagaagagtggtaagggctaggcaatgtgggtcaagtgacttgcccagggtcacacagctcggaagtgtctgaggccagatttgaacctaggacctcccatctctaggcctggccctcaatccgctgagccaccagctgccccctgggatatatatatatatatatatatatatatatatatttttttttttttaaacataattaatgAAGGAAGTATTGAAAGTACTGAGGGAAGTGCATAGGAGGGTCACTTCATTTTAAGGTCCTTCACTTCCCTCTTTAGATCCCTTGGAACATGACTTAATTATAGAAGATAAGAACACTAACACTGAATAATATTAGGGAGTCATGATAACCCTAATTATGGCTCAAATTTGCCTAGGACTTTCTTCAGAACTTTATGTGGTAGATGGTACTAATATTAATCTTTCTGAGTGTTCCCTTTTCCATAAAAGGAAGGAGATTTACTTATGGTCACATGCAATTAATAAGTTGTAGAGCCAGTACAAAAACTCAAAGTTTCTGTCTCCAAATTCGGTGCTCCTCTCGCTCTACTgtgctttcttcctttccccataaTCCAGATCCAGAGGTGGTACTTGTTTAGTATTTTAAGTGTCTGTCAATTCtcctctaatttccttttttaaacccttcccttccctagcaataacaactgtaagacagaagggcatTGGCTAAGCAAagggggttgaatgacttgcccagaacatagctaggaagtatctgaggccagatttaaacccaggtccacTGGACTCTAGGTCTGaatctttatccattgagccacctagtggACTCTTCTTCACTAATTCTGATTGTATCATTTCTACTTCCTGGTAGACAGACTTCATGGGTggttgaaaaatatatttcttgcaTGTCAATCTCTCAGTGGTGATTAAATGTTGTAAACCTAGCTATCTTGCCACTGAACCCGTACTAACCTGGTAATTCTTGCCAGGGCTTGACactttaacatttcttttatgCATTCAGAGCCATCTCTAGACCATGATGAggttctgttttctttctgtaCCAACTTTGGATCACCATAAAAGAACTATAAAGGTTTGCTTCAATGGTCTCTTTAGGACTCATATTCTACCTTATGAGTCAAAGATAAGTGATGCTCACttatagggtcatagatttaaaatgaatgaactgaaaagcatttattaataatgtaATATGTGCCAaatagggatagctaggtggtatagtgcatagagcactgggcctatagttaagaagatctgagttcaaatctagcctcatatacttactaggtatgtgaccctgggtaagtcacttaaccttgtttgtctctgCTCCTCCTCTTAAAAATAGGAACACAGTGGGGAAGggaatggtaaatcactccagtatcttctccaaaggaaaaaagaccCATGGACAAAGTCCATGGGGTCATGTAGAGTCAGAGACTACTGAATGGCACAATAAAAATAGCAACATGTTCCAAGTACCATGTTtcgtgctggggatacaaatacaaaagtgaaaagaGAGTGTGAACTCTTTTAGGTCATGGATTAATAGTAGGAGACAATAGCTATAGCTATAAAGTAAAAAGGTGAATAGTTTGGATATTTTGTTACTGAGATGAGTATAGTTATCTGAATCACCTATATCTATCTAGGAGAATAGATTGACACATCATTTCCAGCACCAATAATAGCTCTTTGATTTATGGCACAAAACTGGGAAAGGATAGACAAAGAAAGGTATAAATGATAGCAAGGCAATTGGTCAGAAGATGGCTAAGATGTGGTGCTGAAAAATATAGCAGTGTAGTGagtttactcacaatttttcctttATGTACTTGTGTGAGatcttattctcagtgttaaatgatatcaaaaccaacaaaagaaacagattgacagatgaagttagtagcacttgcttgggcttgaagtgtacaaaataacaaccttcaactgaagatttagccaatgaaattcagtcacaaaaaaagtcactaataggcaggttagttaaagaatttcccctccccctcacttatcttagttcgtagcaccccacacaagttaaacaATATCAAGACCAATAAGAGAAAACTACTGACAGATGTAATACAGGGATAAgataatggagaaagaaagagggagtggGGTTGTGAGAGTGAagagatccttctcctcccttcctttctgaggtgaacaaagaagtcactaagcaggttaGTTAAGTAATTAGTTTTTgctttaataaatagttatatattataattatacatttttcttatttaaactataaatatcacaaaattatggtaTTTTTCttaaagtgacacaccacccgagttatgcttgtttttttggcaaattttgacacaccaagttcAAAAGGTTACCCATCACCGGGCTATATAAACAATTGACCTTCTGCCCTTTCTAAAGGCGTTTACTTTAGCATTGAGATAAGATTCTTAGTAAAAGAAGGAACTTTTCATTTAGCATCTCTGGGTTTTTCCTATTTTTGCTTATCAAAcatctgttagatttaaaatagttttgagcgttaaatagttgtagataagagagtgggagccatgaactgtgataattaaaatgtttgggagcaagggaaatatataacaattatgaccgctgaaatatgttttctactgtgtcttggttttatataaatataagatggtcgccagggaacatattcccaatttatgaatatgcccaaggcAACTGggctttatagagaaatttaatttataatacactgattaaccaatagaaaaagagagaaagtaagaaaggaataagaatcaagggtctcaagccaataaggcctagacctcagtcctaagagataaatcagtcagttggttttatcactcacccaagatctctctaggtaaggcttctcatgccaacctcaggctccaccttcaagagagcctcctttcaagaaatgtttccagataatcctcctcctgactcctcctgagttctccttccacagcctctttcaagacctctccaggaactctccctccaggacctctctcctctcagacctccttcagagcatcaaccccctcagtcctcagaccccgcaatctttaagcaaacaatctaagttccctcccctcaattctcacatctaccaatcactgatgatgtctcccctgtgccaatggtggctctagcttaacccaggacccagaggtctgtcccctttgcacatgtctgttgaaggtcatattctcaaataattaaatcgtGATCTTTGCTGcatcccttcctaaatcctgttattctgagtagggtggagattgtattttctaagacctggttctgtcattccaagtatttctattgtatcaattctaaaatcaatcatgactcaaagaacttcctgttctatgcttaagcatagggcaaagccctttccattgtttagcaaaaggtttctgtcctaaagtagtcttaagtagggaggagaaggatcctctcatgccaaggagtttcatattccaatagagttcttactatcagtaggaaattttttcaagtatgaaatttcccaatggggcaatttccaacattcataagtctaagaaattttaaggtttacacatccTTAGCAATAATAGCACCTCACAAGTTAGATACTTCCATAGATGGTTAATATTTCCCAGACTCAAATGCACCTCATCATATTGCCTAGATTTATTCTTAGTgatcttccctctccccatcctcctTATCCCTAGAGTAGGCATGATTTTATGATCTTTGCCTGTAATAAAGATTTGAGCAGACTTGTGTTTAATCCGGACTTTGTATCTTGACAGTATTCCTTGGAAGAAGCTATCTGTATTGCTTTCTCTTGCCTGTCACCAACCTGCATCCATCATGTATCAATGTGTAATGATTTTTCCTAATAAACACCTCAAGCTCCATCACTTTGTTCAAACCTTTCTTTGATTCTCCACTTCATTCTTTCACACCAAGTTATCCTCCTGGTCAAAGAACCCTGCCTGGGCCTGATTACACAGGCCACAACAAATGGCATCCAACATGGGGCAGAAGTACAGAGGATCAAACAACTGGCAGTCTGACATTCTCCAGAGTTGCAGATGGTGACTTGTTGGGAACATACACACaggttggtttttttccccccacatcAGTATCATCTCCTTTTATTACAGTGTATGCAGGGAAAATCTGTACCTTCATCAGTGATTCATACTTGGGAAGCAACCAGACAAGTATTAGGGTCATTCCACAGTGATAATAATGAACGAATTTCTTTAGTAGAAAACCCCCAGCCTCAAAATCCTCTCTTTTTTTGCCctatctaataaatgtttatttcttttcccttgcCATGGACTCTATATAAAAGTGGAAGAATGCACTTGTGCTTCTAGGGGAGGAGAAGATATTTTTGcagttactatttttattatgtcaTGTTAGTAAATACctttgttaaaagttaattgtTTCTTCTGTCAGATTTCTAATGGGAAGCATATCAATGGGAAATGATATCTCCTTTTGAATCTCAGAACAATAGCTACCTCTTTGGGGAACCAGAACCAGGGCAAGTTGAGAATGTAGCACAGGAGGGTGCTGCATAATGATAATGAGGTCAATTTAGTTGGAAAGGCCATGAGAATGGAAATAACATATAATAAGCCAGATTCATATTGTGAAGGACCTTACATACAAAacagaagaacaatttaaatctaatttatttaaaagaaatgatgaaataatgtaatgaaataaaataatgaaataacaaTAAATTACTTTGATGATAAAATATGTAACATACaaacataataattataattgttattaaagagaaaatatttattttattttatcctagaagcaaacAGGGAATGATAAAGCTCTGCTTTGACTGGTGAggggagaaaatggaggcaaagagatCAATTAGGAACCACTAATCTAGGTATGAGGACCAGAATTAGGGTGATGGCCATATGAATTCAGAGAAGGgacatatatatgagagagattgAAGATGTGGTCAACAAAGCTTAGATACTATCTGGCTATGGGACACTATGAAGAGGAGTATAGTGTCAAATACTGCAGAAATATTTGATTTGAGTATTAAGATAAGACCATCAAATTTGGCAATTTCAAAACAGAATCTGAAAAAGGactacaaactccttgagggcaaaggctTTTTTTCTCTTGGCATACCCAATATTGtgtgaagtaaattatttagaAACCTTGGATCCTATGCATCCTGGTGGCAGGAATCCATGAGGGTGGGCACCCTGGAGTGACAACATGGCCATGGGGGTGGAGTTGACAAGGTTTTTAAACCAGAGCAGGAAGCAGAATCAGGTCTCTTGCTTTCCAGACCTACAGGGTTAGGGTTTGATCAGGAGTTGTGTCTTATCTTATCAGGTGATCTCTGGCAAGCAGCATGGCCTAAGCCAGTTAAAATGAAGAA from Monodelphis domestica isolate mMonDom1 chromosome 4, mMonDom1.pri, whole genome shotgun sequence includes these protein-coding regions:
- the LOC100018200 gene encoding olfactory receptor 52I2-like, which codes for MLELTSNYTSPSITFFLMGIPGLEVTHLWLLVPLSTMYIVALVGNSLILTVIWVDSALHEPMYYFLCILALVDIVMATSVVPKMLNIFWSGDGIIGFAACFTQMYVVHAATAVETGLLLAMAFDWYVAICKPLHYQTTLTQQTMLGISVAIILRATTFMTPLSWMVSHLPFCGSLMVPHSYCEHMAVAKLGCADHMPSDLYSLIGSSIIVGIDVIFIATSYSRILQAVFRLSCRDAQLKALSTCGSHVGVMALYYLPGMVSIYVAWFGQDLVPLPAQVLLADFYLVIPPTLNPLIYGLRTKQIRGRGWSILKSCLPDQAN